One region of Erythrolamprus reginae isolate rEryReg1 chromosome 8, rEryReg1.hap1, whole genome shotgun sequence genomic DNA includes:
- the LOC139171424 gene encoding chymotrypsin-C-like: MFALLCALLLAAHAYGCGHPTYVPNISRVVGGKDARPHSWPWQVSLQFAWTGGWQHTCGGTLLDSHWVLTAAHCISSTQTYRVLLGKQNLKVAEAGQMAVAVEKAIVHEKWDPDTILNDIALLKLAVPVKFSDTIQPSCLPSPESLLPQGFPCYITGWGHLWANGPMSDILQQGLLPIVDQATCTQKDWWGSMVKPSMVCAGGDDVIAGCSSDSGGPLNCHTGHTWQVHGVVSFGSYKCNTAKRPTVFTRVSAYLPWISQVRGKMKQN, from the exons ATGTTCGCCTTGCTCTGTGCCCTGCTGCTTGCGGCCCACG CCTATGGCTGTGGCCACCCCACCTACGTGCCCAACATATCGCGTGTGGTTGGGGGAAAAGATGCACGGCCCCACAGCTGGCCCTGGCAG GTCTCCCTCCAGTTCGCATGGACCGGGGGCTGGCAGCACACCTGCGGAGGGACCCTCCTGGACTCCCACTGGGTGTTGACCGCTGCTCACTGCATCAG ctccACACAGACCTACCGAGTGCTGCTGGGCAAGCAGAACCTGAAAGTGGCCGAGGCCGGTCAGATGGCCGTGGCCGTGGAGAAGGCCATTGTCCACGAGAAGTGGGACCCCGACACTATCCT caACGACATCGCCCTCCTGAAGCTGGCCGTGCCGGTCAAGTTCAGCGACACCATCCAGCCCTCCTGCCTGCCCAGCCCGGAGTCCCTGCTGCCCCAAGGCTTCCCCTGCTACATCACCGGGTGGGGCCACCTCTGGG cCAACGGGCCCATGTCGGACATCCTCCAGCAGGGCCTCCTGCCCATAGTGGACCAGGCCACCTGCACGCAAAAGGACTGGTGGGGCTCCATGGTCAAGCCCAGCATGGTCTGCGCGGGGGGAGACGACGTCATTGCGGGCTGCAGT AGCGACTCCGGAGGCCCCCTGAACTGCCACACCGGCCACACCTGGCAAGTCCACGGCGTTGTGAGCTTCGGGTCTTACAAGTGCAACACAGCCAAGAGGCCCACCGTCTTCACCCGCGTCTCCGCCTACCTCCCTTGGATCTCCCAGGTGAGGGGG AAAATGAAGCAGAACTGA